Proteins encoded within one genomic window of Corynebacterium aurimucosum:
- a CDS encoding MBL fold metallo-hydrolase, with protein MKISLHGQSAVAVEAPQGRIIIDPGPLSDLSCLDNAGAVLLTHAHGDHLDVDTVRASGLPVWGTQEAVDAIGSGTAVHTGEEFEVLGLKIRAVGGLHEEIHPNIPRPENLGYFFNGVLHPGDQWVTSEGRTVDVLLLPIAGPWVRGADAADYAMRIGARVTVPIHDAVLSDAGKQITDGMLQRAGVTGYQRLLVGESIDIQQRP; from the coding sequence ATGAAGATTTCGTTACATGGACAATCCGCCGTGGCCGTCGAAGCGCCCCAGGGCCGCATCATCATCGATCCCGGTCCTCTTTCAGACCTCAGTTGCCTGGATAATGCCGGCGCGGTGCTGCTCACTCACGCACATGGCGACCACCTCGACGTCGACACCGTGCGCGCGAGCGGCCTACCGGTGTGGGGGACGCAGGAAGCCGTAGACGCCATCGGTTCCGGCACCGCAGTCCACACAGGCGAGGAGTTCGAAGTCCTGGGCCTGAAAATCCGCGCGGTGGGCGGGCTCCACGAGGAAATCCACCCCAACATCCCACGTCCGGAGAACCTGGGCTATTTCTTCAATGGAGTGCTGCACCCCGGCGACCAGTGGGTTACCTCGGAAGGACGCACGGTAGACGTCCTCCTGCTCCCCATCGCCGGGCCGTGGGTGCGCGGGGCGGATGCCGCGGATTACGCCATGCGCATCGGTGCGCGCGTGACAGTACCCATCCATGACGCCGTGCTGTCCGACGCCGGCAAGCAGATCACCGACGGCATGCTCCAACGCGCCGGCGTGACCGGCTACCAGCGCCTGCTCGTTGGGGAAAGCATCGACATCCAACAGCGGCCTTGA
- a CDS encoding PLP-dependent aminotransferase family protein gives MSFRLDPSDTRALPVQIAEALRTQVAAGILLPGEQVPSTRSLARDLGISRGSVVTAYEQLTAEGYLTASVGSGTIINPHLPHGRTPQPAPAPRPSPTPPRVELTPGLPDTEGIITPEWRAAWRKAAVDPSGDLPREAAAHLRHMRGLTVDPAYVVITAGARDGLSVLLRALGSQLRVGVESPGYPSLRRVPQALGHTLVDVPTDAHGVTVPTVDLDVLIVTPSHQHPYGGSLPAARRAELVEWARSNDVLIIEDDFDSELRYVGQPLPALAALAPEHTVLLGTFSSVISPSIACGYLVVPPSLRSAVDRVREVFGQPVGAIPQAALANYLASGALRRHTGRMRRAYKRRRDLVQAALEDAPATLLPIHGGLHAVLLCDNAVVDRAASLGLTLTPLSDYWGGVAAEEGVVLGFGHLSDVELAAALELVKQALA, from the coding sequence GTGTCTTTCCGCCTCGATCCATCTGATACGCGCGCTCTGCCGGTGCAGATTGCCGAAGCCCTCCGCACCCAAGTCGCGGCGGGCATTCTGCTGCCCGGAGAGCAGGTTCCGTCAACCCGTTCGCTGGCGCGCGATTTGGGCATTTCCCGAGGCAGCGTGGTTACCGCCTACGAACAGCTCACCGCCGAGGGCTACCTCACTGCGTCGGTGGGCTCGGGCACCATCATCAACCCTCACCTACCCCACGGACGCACCCCACAGCCCGCCCCGGCACCGCGGCCTTCCCCTACCCCACCGCGCGTAGAGTTGACGCCGGGTTTGCCCGATACCGAAGGAATCATCACCCCCGAATGGAGGGCGGCGTGGCGTAAGGCCGCGGTGGATCCTTCCGGCGATCTCCCCCGCGAAGCGGCCGCGCACCTGCGCCACATGCGCGGGCTCACCGTCGACCCGGCCTACGTCGTCATCACCGCCGGCGCCCGCGACGGGCTGTCGGTGCTGCTGCGCGCGCTGGGCAGCCAGTTGCGCGTGGGCGTGGAGTCCCCCGGGTACCCCAGCCTGCGCCGCGTTCCCCAAGCGTTGGGTCACACGCTTGTCGACGTCCCCACCGACGCCCACGGCGTCACCGTCCCCACCGTTGACCTCGACGTTCTCATCGTCACCCCCTCCCACCAGCACCCTTATGGCGGTTCCCTGCCGGCGGCCCGGCGCGCGGAGCTCGTCGAATGGGCACGCAGCAACGACGTGCTCATCATCGAGGATGACTTCGATTCCGAGCTGCGCTACGTCGGCCAACCTCTTCCTGCCCTGGCCGCGCTCGCCCCAGAGCACACCGTCTTGCTGGGAACGTTTTCTTCGGTGATTTCGCCGTCGATTGCCTGCGGCTATCTGGTCGTGCCGCCGAGCTTACGCTCGGCGGTGGATCGCGTGCGGGAGGTCTTCGGCCAGCCCGTCGGCGCAATTCCCCAGGCGGCACTGGCAAATTACCTGGCCAGCGGTGCGCTGCGGCGGCACACCGGGCGGATGCGCCGTGCCTACAAGCGCCGCCGCGACCTCGTCCAAGCCGCGCTGGAAGACGCTCCCGCTACCCTTCTGCCCATCCACGGCGGACTCCATGCGGTGTTGCTATGCGACAACGCCGTGGTCGACCGCGCGGCTTCCCTAGGGCTGACGCTCACCCCGCTCAGCGATTACTGGGGCGGCGTGGCCGCCGAGGAAGGCGTGGTCTTGGGCTTCGGGCATTTGAGCGATGTTGAGCTCGCCGCCGCGCTGGAGCTGGTTAAGCAGGCCCTAGCGTAA
- the pdxS gene encoding pyridoxal 5'-phosphate synthase lyase subunit PdxS, with protein sequence MTEQKIEQGRATTRVKRGLADMLKGGVIMDVVTPEQARIAEDAGASAVMALERVPADIRAQGGVARMSDPDLIEGIVNAVDIPVMAKARIGHFVEAQILGELGVDFIDESEVLSPADYVNHINKWDFDVPFVCGATNLGEALRRITEGAAMIRSKGEAGTGDVSEAVKHLRTIKGEIARLQNLDRDELYVAAKELQAPYDLVAEVAETGKLPVVLFVAGGVATPADAALVRQMGAEGVFVGSGIFKSGEPAKRAEAIVKAATLYDQPAELAKISRGLGEAMVGINVNDIPAPHRLAERGW encoded by the coding sequence ATGACTGAACAGAAGATTGAACAGGGACGCGCCACGACGCGCGTCAAGCGTGGACTGGCTGACATGCTCAAGGGCGGCGTCATCATGGATGTCGTGACCCCGGAGCAGGCTCGAATTGCTGAAGATGCGGGTGCGTCCGCCGTCATGGCGCTCGAGCGCGTACCGGCCGATATCCGCGCTCAGGGCGGCGTGGCTCGCATGTCTGACCCGGACCTCATCGAGGGCATCGTCAACGCCGTGGATATCCCGGTGATGGCGAAGGCCCGCATCGGCCACTTCGTCGAGGCACAGATTCTGGGTGAGCTGGGCGTCGATTTCATCGACGAGTCCGAGGTGCTCAGCCCGGCCGACTACGTTAACCACATCAACAAGTGGGATTTCGACGTTCCTTTCGTGTGCGGCGCGACGAACCTGGGCGAGGCCCTGCGCCGCATCACCGAAGGTGCGGCCATGATTCGCTCCAAGGGCGAGGCTGGCACTGGCGACGTCTCCGAGGCCGTCAAGCACCTGCGCACCATCAAGGGTGAAATCGCGCGCCTCCAGAACCTGGATCGCGACGAGCTCTACGTCGCAGCCAAGGAACTGCAGGCACCGTATGACCTTGTTGCTGAGGTTGCGGAGACCGGCAAGCTGCCGGTCGTGCTGTTTGTCGCTGGTGGTGTGGCCACGCCTGCCGACGCCGCGCTCGTCCGCCAGATGGGCGCCGAAGGCGTCTTCGTCGGCTCCGGCATCTTCAAGTCTGGTGAGCCTGCGAAGCGCGCGGAAGCCATCGTTAAGGCTGCCACCCTCTATGATCAGCCAGCCGAGCTGGCCAAGATTAGCCGCGGCCTGGGCGAAGCCATGGTGGGCATCAACGTCAACGACATCCCCGCCCCGCACCGCCTGGCCGAGCGCGGCTGGTAA
- the ppc gene encoding phosphoenolpyruvate carboxylase gives MSTPAPEQVREDIRFLGRVLGRVIAQQEGEDVFELVESTRRMAFDIAHGDAKPEDLVAIFRDLDITKVNLVARAFSYFALIANLAEDLDDESVEAPVSLRKTFAKLKEEGVAPADAASVIRGAHVAPVLTAHPTETRRRTVFDTQTRIKNLLKEAHRGGDMAAIEKEMYLRMTLLWQTALIRIARPTLEDEIDVGLRYYKLSLLDQVPALNRAIRHAMRETFGQQLPDSPVVRPGSWIGGDHDGNPFVNEHTLTYATRKAAATVLQYYADELGELERELSLSDRYSSSSKELGALADAAHNDEKSRVDEPYRRAIFGIRKKVLARLEGEASPSAYASPEELKRDLDVIDRSLRQFNDDIIADDRLARLRSAVTTFGFHLSTLDMRQNSESFENVLTEIFAAASITSDYRGLGEEEKVALLVRELQTNRPLLFPGTEKEFTEDTAKELGIFRAVARAVRDFGPKSVSHCIISMTGTVSDILEPMVLLKEVGLNQVDVVPLFETIEDLKAGAGILEKLWQVPVYREHLRSRGDVQEVMLGYSDSNKDGGYLQANWALYDAELALVELCERHGVELRLAHGRGGAVGRGGGPTYDAILAQPKGAVSGSVRITEQGEVISAKYGAPETARRHLEAFVSGALEASLLDTEPIADPERAYDIMRELADLSGTAYCQLVDDPGFIAYFTQSTPLHEIDDLNLGSRPTSRKQTTAITDLRAIPWVLSWSQSRTNIPGWFGVGSAVTAWVQQSSGGECGVGLASVEEVNATADGAETGKAGVKSGDGEVEKRWEELRELYRTWPFFRSVFANMAQVMAKAEMQLARLYANLVDDKETADRIFSLISAEFERTREVYLKVTGNAELVSENQRQARSLKRRYPYLLPLNAIQLELLRRYRRGDDQFLVSKTIQVTMNGLATALRNAG, from the coding sequence GTGAGCACACCCGCCCCAGAACAAGTCCGCGAAGACATCCGCTTCCTCGGCCGGGTGCTCGGCCGAGTTATCGCGCAGCAGGAGGGCGAGGACGTCTTTGAGCTCGTCGAATCCACCCGCCGCATGGCCTTCGACATCGCCCACGGCGATGCCAAGCCGGAAGATCTCGTCGCTATTTTCCGCGACCTCGACATCACCAAAGTCAACCTCGTGGCGCGAGCGTTCAGCTATTTCGCGCTCATCGCGAACCTAGCGGAGGACTTGGATGACGAGTCCGTCGAGGCGCCGGTTTCCCTGCGCAAGACATTCGCCAAGCTCAAAGAAGAAGGTGTTGCGCCCGCCGACGCCGCCTCCGTCATCCGCGGTGCGCACGTTGCCCCCGTTCTCACCGCGCACCCCACCGAAACTCGCCGCCGTACCGTCTTCGATACCCAGACCCGCATCAAGAACCTCCTCAAGGAAGCACACCGCGGCGGCGATATGGCGGCGATCGAGAAGGAAATGTACCTGCGCATGACGCTACTGTGGCAGACCGCGCTGATTCGCATCGCCCGTCCCACCCTTGAGGACGAGATTGACGTCGGCCTGCGCTATTACAAGCTTTCGTTGCTCGACCAGGTCCCCGCCCTCAACCGCGCTATCCGTCACGCCATGCGTGAGACCTTTGGCCAGCAGCTTCCCGATTCCCCCGTCGTCCGCCCTGGCTCTTGGATTGGCGGCGACCATGACGGCAACCCCTTTGTCAATGAGCACACCCTGACCTATGCCACCCGCAAAGCCGCGGCGACGGTGCTCCAGTACTACGCCGACGAGCTCGGCGAGCTGGAGCGCGAACTCTCTCTATCAGACCGCTATTCCTCCAGCTCCAAGGAGCTGGGCGCGCTTGCCGACGCCGCCCACAACGACGAAAAATCTCGCGTTGACGAGCCCTATCGCCGGGCCATCTTCGGCATCCGGAAGAAGGTGCTGGCGAGGTTGGAAGGGGAGGCGTCGCCAAGCGCCTATGCGTCTCCGGAGGAGCTCAAGCGGGACCTGGATGTGATCGACCGCTCGCTGCGCCAGTTCAACGATGACATCATCGCCGATGACCGCCTTGCCCGATTGCGCTCGGCGGTGACCACGTTTGGATTCCACCTCTCGACGCTGGATATGCGCCAGAATTCGGAATCCTTTGAGAACGTCCTCACCGAGATTTTCGCCGCAGCCAGCATTACCTCGGATTATCGCGGGCTGGGGGAGGAGGAGAAGGTCGCGCTGCTGGTGCGGGAGTTGCAGACAAATCGTCCGCTGCTCTTCCCGGGCACTGAAAAGGAATTCACCGAGGATACAGCCAAGGAGCTGGGGATTTTCCGTGCGGTGGCCCGCGCTGTGCGGGACTTTGGACCGAAGTCGGTGTCGCACTGCATTATCTCTATGACGGGAACGGTCTCCGATATTTTGGAGCCGATGGTGCTGCTCAAGGAGGTGGGGCTGAACCAGGTAGATGTGGTGCCGCTGTTTGAGACCATCGAGGATTTGAAAGCGGGTGCTGGCATCCTGGAGAAGCTCTGGCAGGTGCCCGTGTACCGCGAGCATCTGCGCTCGCGCGGGGATGTGCAAGAGGTTATGTTGGGGTATTCGGATTCCAACAAGGACGGCGGGTATCTGCAGGCGAATTGGGCGCTGTACGACGCCGAATTGGCCCTAGTTGAGCTGTGTGAGCGCCACGGCGTGGAGCTGCGTTTGGCGCATGGCCGTGGTGGTGCGGTGGGCCGCGGCGGCGGCCCGACCTATGATGCGATTCTGGCGCAGCCGAAGGGCGCGGTCTCGGGTTCGGTGCGTATTACTGAGCAGGGCGAGGTGATTTCTGCGAAGTATGGAGCTCCGGAGACCGCGCGCCGTCATTTGGAGGCTTTCGTTTCCGGTGCGTTGGAGGCATCGTTGTTGGATACCGAGCCGATTGCGGATCCCGAGCGGGCCTACGACATCATGCGGGAGCTGGCGGACTTGAGCGGTACGGCGTACTGCCAGCTGGTTGATGACCCCGGGTTTATCGCCTACTTCACCCAGTCCACTCCGCTGCATGAGATTGATGATCTCAACTTGGGCTCGCGCCCGACCTCGCGTAAGCAGACCACCGCGATTACGGATTTGCGAGCGATTCCCTGGGTGCTGTCGTGGTCACAGTCCCGCACCAACATTCCGGGCTGGTTCGGCGTGGGCAGTGCGGTGACAGCGTGGGTACAGCAATCCTCCGGTGGTGAATGTGGAGTAGGACTGGCCAGCGTAGAAGAAGTAAATGCCACTGCGGATGGAGCAGAAACCGGAAAGGCCGGAGTAAAAAGCGGCGATGGAGAAGTGGAGAAGCGCTGGGAGGAGCTGCGTGAGCTGTACCGTACGTGGCCTTTCTTCCGCTCCGTGTTCGCCAACATGGCGCAGGTCATGGCCAAGGCGGAGATGCAGCTGGCACGCCTGTATGCCAACTTGGTTGATGACAAAGAAACCGCGGACCGTATCTTCAGCCTGATTTCCGCGGAGTTTGAACGCACCCGCGAGGTCTACCTCAAGGTCACCGGCAACGCGGAGTTGGTCAGTGAGAACCAGCGCCAGGCGAGGTCGCTCAAGCGGCGCTACCCGTACCTGCTTCCGCTCAACGCCATCCAGTTGGAGCTGCTGCGTCGCTACCGCCGCGGCGACGATCAGTTCCTGGTGTCCAAGACCATCCAGGTCACGATGAATGGCCTAGCCACCGCGCTGCGCAACGCCGGCTAA
- a CDS encoding HNH endonuclease signature motif containing protein — translation MRVQTFFAALGRAIDLVAECAGLSESDLVSFGATSADATVFLSLHHTYFGHTSSTKKQRTAVEAARRRGHGLVTLQLIEHFVAKVRDHNKAWDLRVELCQTSAELVEKVARKRLRQMRKPRTYAERAKLTQHGNGLATLTVTADSLQLTGVFEGIDQERPGESFLENLEGGGVKTEVATMAVLQLDDYAELLKGNTDKDGEEFIVRTTSGATMTGSQLVERALLDKGVIVAVSREHGPLDVFRFQRFATAKQRLALAAENPCCAWEGCKVPFEKCQIHHIKAWARGGPTNILNLVPLCPYHNGVNDDDPDAPPSRGRMDRIGGRTAWIPPYDAAPVFTSAFN, via the coding sequence ATGAGAGTTCAGACGTTCTTCGCCGCCCTCGGCCGCGCCATTGACCTGGTGGCCGAGTGCGCGGGCCTGTCTGAATCTGACTTAGTGTCTTTCGGAGCCACGTCTGCCGACGCCACCGTGTTCCTCTCCCTCCACCACACCTACTTCGGGCACACCTCTTCGACGAAGAAGCAGCGCACGGCGGTTGAAGCCGCCCGCCGGCGCGGGCACGGGCTGGTGACCTTGCAGCTTATCGAGCACTTCGTTGCCAAAGTCCGGGACCATAACAAAGCGTGGGATTTGCGGGTAGAGCTGTGCCAGACCAGCGCGGAGCTGGTGGAAAAGGTAGCGCGCAAGAGACTGCGTCAGATGCGCAAGCCCCGCACGTATGCCGAGCGTGCCAAGCTCACCCAGCACGGCAATGGCCTGGCCACCCTCACGGTAACTGCGGACTCGCTGCAGCTGACCGGTGTCTTTGAAGGCATCGACCAGGAACGCCCCGGCGAGAGTTTCTTGGAGAATCTGGAGGGCGGTGGCGTCAAAACTGAGGTTGCCACCATGGCGGTCCTGCAGCTCGATGACTACGCAGAGCTGCTCAAGGGCAATACCGACAAGGATGGCGAAGAATTCATCGTCCGCACAACAAGTGGCGCGACGATGACCGGCTCGCAGCTAGTGGAGCGCGCTCTGCTGGACAAGGGAGTTATTGTGGCGGTCAGCCGCGAGCATGGCCCACTCGATGTGTTTCGTTTCCAGCGCTTCGCCACGGCCAAACAACGCCTCGCCCTAGCTGCGGAGAACCCGTGCTGTGCGTGGGAGGGCTGCAAAGTTCCCTTTGAGAAGTGCCAAATCCACCACATCAAAGCCTGGGCCCGCGGCGGGCCCACCAACATCCTCAACCTGGTGCCGCTGTGTCCGTACCATAACGGCGTCAACGACGATGACCCCGATGCCCCGCCCTCACGTGGCCGCATGGATCGCATCGGCGGGCGGACGGCATGGATTCCACCTTATGACGCCGCTCCGGTCTTCACCAGCGCCTTCAACTAA
- a CDS encoding MerR family transcriptional regulator — MAESGYKIGEIAERTGISLPTLRHYDSVGLVSPSHRSPGGFRLYSEEDLHRILLVRRMKPLGFSLEDMRSFLEAANSSTPAARETVARVQLEARTRYEKLSKQLAYAEEFLDIVNNLA; from the coding sequence ATGGCTGAATCTGGCTACAAAATCGGCGAGATAGCCGAGCGCACCGGCATTTCACTACCCACATTGCGCCACTACGACTCCGTCGGGCTAGTCTCTCCCTCTCACCGCAGCCCCGGAGGCTTCCGTCTGTACAGCGAAGAGGATCTGCACCGCATTTTGCTAGTCCGCCGCATGAAGCCGCTGGGGTTTTCGCTGGAAGATATGCGCTCATTTCTTGAGGCCGCTAATTCTTCCACGCCGGCTGCGCGCGAGACTGTCGCTCGCGTCCAACTGGAGGCACGTACGCGCTACGAGAAGCTGTCCAAGCAGCTGGCGTATGCCGAAGAGTTCCTCGATATAGTGAACAACTTGGCTTAG